A genomic region of Solanum dulcamara chromosome 2, daSolDulc1.2, whole genome shotgun sequence contains the following coding sequences:
- the LOC129881162 gene encoding U1 snRNP-associated protein usp106-like: MDAIRKQLDVLMGANRNGDVTEVDRKYYDREVCRLFLSGLCPHELFQLTKMDMGACPKVHSLQLRKEYEEAKAKGQDNYDRDLEDLIDRLIVECDRKITRALKRLDEEDAKAAIAISVSEVTLTPEIDELSKQIKEKLKEADIHDLEGKTDMKIRALEEVEELRTKRADKQSMLLLDAFNKDRASLPQPLQNAPQLAPLPASTPDPRIQEMINEKLKKAEDLGEQGMVDEAQKALEEAEALKKLPVRQEPVQDSSKYTAVDVRITDQKLRVCDICGAFLSVYDSDRRLADHFGGKLHLGYMQIREKLAELQEERDKKRKAVEEDRRSKERRSRERERESSRDRVDTREVGRDHDRRSKDRSYDRERDRNRDRSRNYDSRSHRRSRSRSRERSRDYDRHRRHDRY, translated from the exons ATGGACGCCATAAGGAAGCAACTGGATGTGTTAATGGGAGCTAACCGGAACGGCGACGTGACGGAGGTTGATCGGAAGTACTACGACCGTGAAGTTTGCCGTCTGTTTCTCTCCGGTCTCTGCCCTCACGAACTTTTTCAGCTCACT AAAATGGATATGGGGGCATGCCCTAAGGTGCATTCATTGCAGCTAAGAAAAGA ATATGAAGAAGCAAAAGCAAAAGGTCAGGATAACTATGACAGGGACTTGGAGGATTTAATAGATAGGCTGATTGTTGAGTGTGACAGAAAAATAACTAGAGCCCTTAAAAGGCTTGATGAGGAGGATGCCAAAGCTGCTATTGCCATATCAGTATCTGAAGTTACCCTG ACTCCGGAGATTGATGAGTTGTCAAAGCAAATtaaagagaagttgaaagaagCTGACATACATG ATCTTGAAGGTAAGACAGATATGAAAATTCGAGCTTTGGAAGAGGTTGAAGAACTCCGAACTAAGAGAGCAGACAAACAG TCGATGCTTCTTTTGGATGCATTCAACAAAGATCGAGCATCATTGCCGCAGCCACTTCAGAATGCTCCACAGTTAGCACCCTTGCCTGCATCTACTCCAGACCCTCGCATACAGGAAATGATAAATGAGAAACTGAAGAAAGCAGAAGATCTTG GTGAACAAGGGATGGTTGATGAAGCTCAGAAAGCATTGGAAGAGGCGGAAGCTCTTAAGAAG CTGCCTGTGAGGCAAGAACCTGTTCAGGATTCCTCAAAGTACACTGCAGTTGATGTGCGAATT ACTGATCAGAAGCTCCGTGTCTGCGATATTTGTGGAGCTTTCTTAAGTGTTTATGACAG TGATCGTCGCTTAGCTGATCATTTTGGAGGGAAGCTTCATTTGGGATATATGCAAATCCGTGAGAAATTAGCCGAACTTCAG GAAGAAAGAGACAAGAAGCGCAAGGCAGTAGAAGAAGATAGGAG atctaaagaaaggagaagCAGGGAACGTGAGAGAGAATCAAGCAGGGATAGAGTTGATACCCGTGAAGTGGGGAGAGATCATGATCGCAGGAGTAAAGATCGCAGTTATGATCGTGAGCGTGACAGAAACAGAGACCGCTCTCGGAACTATGATTCAAGAAGTCACAGGAGATCGCGTTCACGGTCAAGAGAAAGGTCAAGGGATTATGATCGCCACAg GCGTCACGATCGCTACTAG